The following nucleotide sequence is from Prosthecobacter sp..
CTCCAGGAGCGGAGCTGACGGACATTGTTGATGACATTCATGATTTTAAGTCCCGGGATTCAAACACGGCATAGCCCAGGGTGAAAAGACTGATATTAACGGCAAGAACCACCGCGTATCCACGCCAGATAAGCGGCCAGTCGATGGTTTCCGCCAGGATGCGGCCCCAACTGGCCATGTGTTTTGTGATGAGGAGGTGCTGATAGTTGTCCATGAAGCCGCTGGTACGCATGATGAAGTCCACCAAGATGTACGTCAGTGCTCCAATGGTGGCAGCGGCTGGTTTGATGCGGAAGCAGGAAAGAAAGAAGGCGATGCTGCTGATGGTGGTCATGCTGAGGCCGAGATAGAGCGAACTCAGGGCGTAGCGCTGCAAACCAGGACCCCAGTCATAAAAGGCAACGACAGACACCTCTGGCACGAGGGCAAAAAAACCGCCACCCCAGCCATACAACGCCAGGCCGAGCACAAACGCCGTCCAGGCGAGAAACTGGATCATGAACACCGCGTAGCCGGTGCAGGTGAGGTATTTGAGCAACAGCAGACGAAATCGGCTGACCGGACGTGCCAGCAGCAGCCGCATGTGGCCATCCTCCCCCTCTTTGGCGACGATGTCGCCCGCCACCAGGCTGAGGAACAGCGCACCGAGCAAAAAAACCGAAACGCCCATGACGAAACTGGCCAGGGTCAGCGCCGACAGGTAATAGCTCACGTTCTCGCCTGAGCCGGCAATCAGGCGCTGGGTGGGCAGGCCGAACTTTTTGATGAGCAGAAACACAAGGATCTGCAGCGCCACAAAAGCCCCGAAGCCGATGTAGGTGCGACGGCGGGCGAAGAGCTTCAACAGCTCGCCAGACCACTGCTGGAAGAAGAGGGTCATGATTTCGAGGACAGGCCCATGTAGAGTTCCTCCAGCGTGCGGCGGTGCGACTGCCAGGCGCTGACCTGGACCTTGCCATTCACAAGCGCGGTGACGAGTTCGTGCGGCTCCATGTTGAGCGGAACCTCGACGACGCCGTGTTTGTCCATCGTGGCACCAGAGCGGACGAGCACTTCGCGGGCGAGGCCGATGTCGCTGGTTTCGAGCTGGAACATGCGGCGGGTTTTTTCCTGCGAGGGCACGGGGCCTTCAAACACCTTTTTGCCGTCCTTCAAAATGACGCAGCGGTCACACATCTGCTCGATTTCGGCGAGGAGGTGCGAGTTGAGCATGATGGTCATGCCCTGGTGCTTGCGCAGGTGCAGGATGAGTTCGCGGAATTCACGGATGCCCTCGGGGTCGAGACCGTCAGTCGGTTCGTCGAGCAGCAGAATCTTCG
It contains:
- a CDS encoding ABC transporter permease; this translates as MTLFFQQWSGELLKLFARRRTYIGFGAFVALQILVFLLIKKFGLPTQRLIAGSGENVSYYLSALTLASFVMGVSVFLLGALFLSLVAGDIVAKEGEDGHMRLLLARPVSRFRLLLLKYLTCTGYAVFMIQFLAWTAFVLGLALYGWGGGFFALVPEVSVVAFYDWGPGLQRYALSSLYLGLSMTTISSIAFFLSCFRIKPAAATIGALTYILVDFIMRTSGFMDNYQHLLITKHMASWGRILAETIDWPLIWRGYAVVLAVNISLFTLGYAVFESRDLKS